DNA from Parageobacillus thermoglucosidasius:
TTGTATTCCGGGTATTCGCTTAACACTTCTTTGAAAATTTTTGCAAATAAGTCAACATGGATATGTTCGTCCCTGTTGATGTAATTAATCATCGTGCTTGTTGCGACCATTTTTTGATTGCGCGCTAAATTATAAAAGAAAGCGAAGCCCGAGTAGAAGAACAAACCTTCTAAAATGACATCATACACAATTGATTTTAGCAAATTTTCGACATTTGGATTTTCAGCAAATGCTTTATAACCGTTGGTGACAAAGTCATTTCGCTTCCGCAAAATCGGTTCGTTCCGCCAAAACTCAAACACTTCGTCCTGCTTGCTTTTTGTCACGAGGCTGGAAAGCACGTAAGAATATGAATGGTTATGAATGACTTCTTGTTGTGCGAGCATAATCATCAGCGCGTTAATGCTTGAATCAGTAATATAATCGGCGACTCGGCCGGCGTAGTCCGTTTGAATGCTGTCAAGCAGCGCTAAAAGCCCAATGATTTTCAAAAATGTGTCTTGTTCGCGTCCGGTTAACAGCGGAAATTGTTTAACGTCTTGCGACATATTGATTTCAAACGGTGTCCAAAAGTTGGCCAGCATTCGTTTATATTTCGCGTAAGCCCAAGGATAGGCGATATCATCCCAATTCAGGACGTTGGAGCTTTTGCCGTTGATAATTCTTGTAGAACGGTTCGGTGCTTCCGGATCCATAATGACTCGTTTCGTTAATGGATGTGCCATATTTCTTCCCCCCCTGTCATTAACTTGCGCATGATTCACATTCATCGATAATGCTGGAAGTTGAGCGGACGTAATACGTTGTTTTTAATCCTGCCTTCCATGCGGTAAGATGAAGATCCAACAGCTCTTTTGCTTTGATCGTATTCATGACATAGAAATTAAATGAAATCGCTTGGTCGATATGGCGTTGGCGCACCGTGTTTTGTTTTATGCTCCAGTGCTGATCGATATGGTACGCCGATTTATAATACCACGTTGTTTCGGCATTAAGATCAGGCACCGTAACTGGAATTTTGTAATCTTTCTTTTCTTCTGCGTACACTTTTAAAAAGATTGGGTCGATGCTGGCGGTGCTTCCGGCGATAATGGATGTTGAAGCATTTGGCGCAATTGCCATCAAATAGCCGTTGCGCATGCCATATTTAGCAACTTGCTTTTTCAGCGTGTCCCAGTCGGCATTGTCATTGTGGCGGTACCCGCGTTTCTCAAAATAAGCGCCCGTCTGCCAGTCGGAACCTGGAAATGCCGGATAGCTTCCTTTTTCCTTTGCGAGCTCCATGCTAGATCGGATGGCCAAGTAAGCAATTTTTTCATACAGCTTGTCCGCGTATTCCACCGCTTCAGCCGATTCCCAGCGAATTCCTTTTAACGCAAGTAAATGATGCCAGCCAAACGTGCCAAGCCCTACGGAGCGGTATTTTTGATTGGTAAGCTGCGCTTGTAATACTGGGATATGATTTAAGTCAATCACATTATCGAGCATGCGCATTTGAATCGGGATAAGCCGTTCGAGTACATCGTCAGTAACAGCGCGGGCAAGATTGATGGAAGACAAATTGCAAACGACAAAATCGCCCGGGATTTTTTCAATGATGATCTTTCCGTCTTTCGTATATTGTTTTTCAACGATGGTCGGGCTTTGGTTTTGCGCGATTTCTGTACAAAGATTGCTGCAATAAATCATGCCGAGATGGGCGTTCGGATTTTTTCGGTTCACTTCATCCCGGTAAAACATAAACGGTGTGCCCGATTCTAATTGGCTGCGCATAATGCTTTTCATGATTTCAATTGCTGGCACTTTTTCTTTCGAAAGGCGCTCTTCTTGAACGCATTGCCAATATTTTTCACGAAAGCTTCCTCTTCCTTTTTCCTCATCATAAAAATCTTCCAAACTAAATCCCATCACTTTGCGAACTTCATGCGGGTCAAACAAATACCAGTCGCCGCGCTTTTCGACTTGCTCCATGAATAAATCAGGAATGCAGACGCCAGTAAATAAATCGTGCGTTCGCATCCGCTCATCGCCGTTGTTTAATTTCGCATCCAAAAAAGCAAAAATGTCTTTGTGCCAAACGTCTAAATAGACGGAAATCGCTCCTTTTCGCTGCCCTAATTGGTCAACGCTGACAGCGGTGTTATTGAGTTGCTTCATCCATGGAATAACGCCGGACGACACACCTTTAAAGCCTTTAATGTCGCTGCCACGGCTTCTGATTTTGCCGAGATAGACGCCGATTCCCCCGCCGGATTTGGAAAGGTTGGCGATGTCGGTGTTGCTGTCGTAAATCCCTTGCAAGCTGTCATCGACAGTGTCGATAAAGCAGCTTGACAGTTGTCCGTAACTTTTTCCGGCATTTGCTAGCGTCGGGGTAGCGACGGTCATGTACAAGTTGCTTAATGCCCAGTACGCTTCCTGGATGAGGGCAAAACGGCGATGTTTCGGCTCTTTTGCCATTAATGTCATTGCGATGATAAGGAAGCGTTCCTGCGGCAGCTCGTATAAGTTGCGATGGTAGTCGCGGGCAAGGTAACGGTCCGCAAGTGTGCGAAGCCCGATATATGTAAACAGCTTATCTTTATCCGGATCAATGAGCTTTTCCAGTTCATCGATTTCCTCTTTTGAGTAATCATTCAAAAGAGAGGAACTGTACACACCTTTAGAAACAAGTGCTGTTATTAATGCATACAAGCTGCCGTAGCGTTGTTTTGCCTCATATCCGCGTTGTTTGGCCGCTTCTTTGTATAACTTTTGTAAATAGATGCGGGCACAGACAAACGTCCATTCTGGTTCTGTTTCACTAATATAGGAAAGGCCTTCAAGGATTAAGTAATTCGTGATTTGTTCCGTAGAAAGCGTATCTTTGCTTTCGATAATGCGGATGATGCGCTCCATATAGTCGTCGGTCTGTAGATGCGGATAGTCTTTTGTTATATTGCGGATAAATGAAATAAGACGTTCGCGAGAAAACGGTTCAGTTTGCCCGTTTTCTAGCGTAATAATGGTGGTTTTTGTATTCAATTTCATTGTTTTTTCCTCCTTGTTTCCATAGTTTCCATAAAAAAAATCCACTCGGATCGAGTGGATGAAACGACAGCATAAAAAGGGTGCAAAAAGCCCTTTTAAACCATCGTTTCATCTTCTCGATCCCCGGAGAACATGAAACGCAAACAAGCAAGGCAGGTCTCCTGACTCGTGTTTCATCCTACTTTGGATCCTTCCCGTATGTGCGCCCGAGCGAGCTTTCACATACAGTGGATGTTCCATTTCGTCCACACATACAGTTGCGGGGGCAGTTCTGGATTCTCACCAGATTCCCTATTAAGTCCGGATGGACACCATTGCTTGCGGTTTATACTATATTTAGTTGTGTTTTTTAGGAACAAACACAATATATAGTATTTTGCTGCTGGTACAATCATATAATAAAACGTCGGCAAATTCAACTGTTTTTTTAAAAGCCGTTTAGAGGCGGAAGTTGACAGGCTCATTATCAACCAATGTTTGTCCCAAAAAAATTATTCTTTAAATTCTTCAGAATAGTTAATATAATTATTCATATAGTGAATTTGAAGAAACAACAAAGGAGGAGAAGGCGTGAAAGGATTAAAATCAATCTTGCTTTGGGGGCTTGTTTCTGCACTCGGGGCAGTAGGATTTGCAATCATCGCATTAAGCCGTGGCGAGACGGTGAATGCGATTTGGCTAATTGTCGCTGCTGTATGCACATATGCCGTAGCGTATCGCTTTTATAGTAAATTTATTGCCCGAAAAGTGTTTGAACTTGACGACAACCGCAAAACGCCTGCAGAAGTGTTTAATGATGGAAAAGATTATGTGCCGACAAACAAATGGGTTTTATTCGGCCATCACTTTGCGGCAATCGCCGGCGCCGGGCCGCTTGTCGGACCGATTTTAGCGGCGCAAATGGGATATTTGCCGGGAACGCTTTGGATTATTATTGGCGTTGTTTTAGGAGGAGCGGTCCAAGATTTTATTATTTTATTCGCATCGATGCGGCGCAACGGTAAATCGCTTGGCGAAATGGTGAAGGAAGAAATTGGCCCGGTTACAGGATTTATTGCTTCTCTTGGCATTTTAGGAATCATGATTATTTTATTAGCTGTTTTAGCGTTGGTTGTAGTGAAAGCGCTTGTAGGAAGCCCGTGGGGAATGTTTACGATTGCCGCAACGATTCCGATTGCGATTTTGATGGGAATTTATATGCGCTTTATTCGTCCCGGGCGCGTTGCGGAAGCATCTTTAATCGGGTTTGTGCTCCTGATTGTTTCTTTAGTTGCTGGCCAGCATGTCGCTGAACATCCGACGCTGGCGGAAATATTTACATTAAAAGGCGAAACGATTGCGATTTTGATGATTATTTACGGGTTTGTCGCTTCGGCACTGCCGGTATGGCTATTGCTCGCGCCGCGCGACTATTTGAGCACGTTTTTAAAAATCGGAACGATTGTTGGTTTAGCATTAGGAATTTTAGTAGTTGCTCCTGATTTGCAAATGCCAGCGCTGACGAAATTTGTCGATGGTACTGGCCCGGTGTTTGCTGGTGACTTATTCCCGTTTCTGTTTATAACGATTGCCTGCGGCGCGGTGTCAGGATTCCATGCGCTTGTTTCATCTGGCACAACTCCGAAAATGATTGAAATAGAAAGCCACGCTCGTCCAATCGGGTATGGAGCAATGCTAATGGAATCGTTCGTAGCGGTTATGGCGCTTATCGCTGCGTGTGTGTTAACTCCTGGAACATATTTTGCGATTAACAGCCCGGCTGCGGTGATTGGGCAAGATGTGGTGCAAGCGGCAAAAGTCGTGTCTTCGTGGGGATTCACTGTGACGCCTGACATGCTTACAGAACTTGCTAAAGATGTCGGCGAGCAAACGATTTTATCGCGGACTGGCGGAGCGCCGACATTGGCGATCGGAATGGCTGTCATTCTTTCCAATGTGATCGGCGGAAAAGCATTAATGGCGTTTTGGTATCATTTTGCGATTTTGTTTGAAGCGCTCTTTATTTTAACGACAATTGACGCAGGTACGCGCGTTGGGCGCTTTATGATTCAAGATATTCTCGGCCATTTCTATAAGCCGCTTGGAAAAACAGATTCGTTAGTTTCTAATATTATTGCGACAACATTATGTGTATTGGCTTGGGGGTATTTCTTATATCAAGGGGTAGTCGACCCTCTTGGCGGCATTAATACGTTGTGGCCGCTTTTCGGCATTGCCAACCAAATGCTCGCGGGAATTGCGTTATTATTCGGTACGACGGTGCTGTTCAAAATGGGCAAAAAAGCTTATGTTTGGGTGACGTTGATTCCAACGACATGGCTTTTAGTCGTAACAATGACGGCCGGGTTCCAAAAGCTGTTCCACAGCGATCCGAAAGTCGGTTTTCTGTCCCATGCCAAAATGTTTAAAAATGAATTAAATCAAGGAAACATATTGGCACCGGCAACCAATGAAGCGCAAATGCGGCAAATTATTATGAACGACTATATTGATGCAACACTATGCGCCATTTTCATGCTTGTCGTGATCGCGATGTTGATTTCATGCATCAATATGTGGGTGAAAGTATTGCAAAATAAACACGTGCCGTTAAAAGAATCTCCTTACATTCCAAGAGACGGAGGAAATGAGGTTAAACATTATGCGTAAGTGGGTTCAAACGATATTGGCTTATCGTAAGCAGTTTCTTGATTTGCTTGTCGGAGTTCCGAATTACGAGAAATATGTTGAGCATATGAAAACACACCATCCGGGAGAGCCGATCAAATCAAGAAAAGAGTTTTTCTGCGAAGTGCAGGAAGCGCGTTATAACGGCAAAGGCGGAAAAGTGTCACGGTGTTGCTAACGATGGAAGGGGGAATATGTTCCCCTTTTTCCTTTTTTATGATATGGCCATTACATGGAATTCATCATATCCATTTTGTTTTAAGGATAAGGGGGATACATCAATGCGCATACTTGTTATTGGTGCGGGAGCAGTCGGCGGTTATTTCGGCGGCCGATTGTTGGAAAAAGGAGTGGATGTGACATTTCTCGTCCGCGAGCGAAGAAAAAAGCAGCTGCAAGAACGGGGGCTTGTGATTCATAGCGTCCACGGAGATGCGGTGTTAAAGCCAAAACTGCTTGTGACGGGAGAAAAAGCAGATCCGTTTGATGTCATTATTTTTTCAAATAAAGCGTATCATTTGCCAGAAGCGATTCGCGACGCGAAACCGTATGCGGGAGCAAAAACGATCATTTTACCGCTGTTAAACGGCATGGCACACATGAATATGCTTTGGAATGAGTTCGGAAAGGAAAACGT
Protein-coding regions in this window:
- a CDS encoding ribonucleotide-diphosphate reductase subunit beta — its product is MAHPLTKRVIMDPEAPNRSTRIINGKSSNVLNWDDIAYPWAYAKYKRMLANFWTPFEINMSQDVKQFPLLTGREQDTFLKIIGLLALLDSIQTDYAGRVADYITDSSINALMIMLAQQEVIHNHSYSYVLSSLVTKSKQDEVFEFWRNEPILRKRNDFVTNGYKAFAENPNVENLLKSIVYDVILEGLFFYSGFAFFYNLARNQKMVATSTMINYINRDEHIHVDLFAKIFKEVLSEYPEYNTPELAEFVQATFTKAAELEIEWANYIIGNDIDGIDMHDLSAYIKFYANVRAHQLGFERPFAGYRTNPLRWIKAYEEVDLGKSDFFEQKSRQYTKVNIDNGFDEL
- a CDS encoding ribonucleoside-diphosphate reductase subunit alpha; this translates as MKLNTKTTIITLENGQTEPFSRERLISFIRNITKDYPHLQTDDYMERIIRIIESKDTLSTEQITNYLILEGLSYISETEPEWTFVCARIYLQKLYKEAAKQRGYEAKQRYGSLYALITALVSKGVYSSSLLNDYSKEEIDELEKLIDPDKDKLFTYIGLRTLADRYLARDYHRNLYELPQERFLIIAMTLMAKEPKHRRFALIQEAYWALSNLYMTVATPTLANAGKSYGQLSSCFIDTVDDSLQGIYDSNTDIANLSKSGGGIGVYLGKIRSRGSDIKGFKGVSSGVIPWMKQLNNTAVSVDQLGQRKGAISVYLDVWHKDIFAFLDAKLNNGDERMRTHDLFTGVCIPDLFMEQVEKRGDWYLFDPHEVRKVMGFSLEDFYDEEKGRGSFREKYWQCVQEERLSKEKVPAIEIMKSIMRSQLESGTPFMFYRDEVNRKNPNAHLGMIYCSNLCTEIAQNQSPTIVEKQYTKDGKIIIEKIPGDFVVCNLSSINLARAVTDDVLERLIPIQMRMLDNVIDLNHIPVLQAQLTNQKYRSVGLGTFGWHHLLALKGIRWESAEAVEYADKLYEKIAYLAIRSSMELAKEKGSYPAFPGSDWQTGAYFEKRGYRHNDNADWDTLKKQVAKYGMRNGYLMAIAPNASTSIIAGSTASIDPIFLKVYAEEKKDYKIPVTVPDLNAETTWYYKSAYHIDQHWSIKQNTVRQRHIDQAISFNFYVMNTIKAKELLDLHLTAWKAGLKTTYYVRSTSSIIDECESCAS
- a CDS encoding carbon starvation CstA family protein, whose product is MKGLKSILLWGLVSALGAVGFAIIALSRGETVNAIWLIVAAVCTYAVAYRFYSKFIARKVFELDDNRKTPAEVFNDGKDYVPTNKWVLFGHHFAAIAGAGPLVGPILAAQMGYLPGTLWIIIGVVLGGAVQDFIILFASMRRNGKSLGEMVKEEIGPVTGFIASLGILGIMIILLAVLALVVVKALVGSPWGMFTIAATIPIAILMGIYMRFIRPGRVAEASLIGFVLLIVSLVAGQHVAEHPTLAEIFTLKGETIAILMIIYGFVASALPVWLLLAPRDYLSTFLKIGTIVGLALGILVVAPDLQMPALTKFVDGTGPVFAGDLFPFLFITIACGAVSGFHALVSSGTTPKMIEIESHARPIGYGAMLMESFVAVMALIAACVLTPGTYFAINSPAAVIGQDVVQAAKVVSSWGFTVTPDMLTELAKDVGEQTILSRTGGAPTLAIGMAVILSNVIGGKALMAFWYHFAILFEALFILTTIDAGTRVGRFMIQDILGHFYKPLGKTDSLVSNIIATTLCVLAWGYFLYQGVVDPLGGINTLWPLFGIANQMLAGIALLFGTTVLFKMGKKAYVWVTLIPTTWLLVVTMTAGFQKLFHSDPKVGFLSHAKMFKNELNQGNILAPATNEAQMRQIIMNDYIDATLCAIFMLVVIAMLISCINMWVKVLQNKHVPLKESPYIPRDGGNEVKHYA
- a CDS encoding YbdD/YjiX family protein, with translation MRKWVQTILAYRKQFLDLLVGVPNYEKYVEHMKTHHPGEPIKSRKEFFCEVQEARYNGKGGKVSRCC